One genomic region from bacterium encodes:
- a CDS encoding LLM class F420-dependent oxidoreductase gives MASLKLGMQLGYWGAQPPADPIGPAVEAEKMGFDSVWTAEAWGSDAFTPLAWIGAHTSRIKLGTSIVQLSARTPAATAMHALTLDHLSKGRLILGLGVSGPQVVEGWYGQPFAKPLSRTREYLDIIRQVLRRDSPVVNDGPHYTLPYTGENAWGLGKPLKPITHPLRADIPIYLGAEGPKNVELAATSCDGWLPLWYSPYRQGVYADSLKNAKPGFEIASMMMVNICDDVNAGLQPYKASLGFYVGGMGAKDRNFHKELMARMGYPEAAQKIQDLFFEGKREEAIQSVPDEFVDEISLVGPKDRIKDRIKAWEDSPVTTFLLPGNDIHTMRTMAELVGT, from the coding sequence ATGGCGTCGCTCAAGCTCGGAATGCAGCTCGGCTACTGGGGGGCACAGCCGCCCGCAGATCCGATCGGTCCCGCCGTCGAGGCGGAGAAGATGGGTTTCGACTCCGTGTGGACGGCCGAAGCCTGGGGTTCCGACGCGTTCACGCCATTGGCGTGGATCGGTGCCCATACCTCACGCATCAAGCTGGGCACCTCGATCGTACAGCTTTCTGCCCGCACGCCGGCCGCTACCGCCATGCACGCGCTGACGCTCGATCACCTTTCGAAGGGTCGCCTGATCCTGGGACTCGGTGTTTCCGGACCGCAGGTCGTGGAAGGCTGGTACGGTCAGCCCTTCGCCAAGCCCCTGTCGCGCACACGCGAATATCTCGACATCATCCGGCAGGTACTGCGCCGCGATTCACCGGTCGTGAACGACGGACCGCATTACACGCTGCCGTACACGGGAGAGAACGCCTGGGGCCTGGGCAAGCCGCTCAAGCCGATCACGCACCCGTTGCGCGCCGATATTCCCATCTATCTGGGAGCGGAAGGCCCGAAGAACGTCGAGCTTGCAGCCACGAGCTGCGACGGCTGGCTGCCGCTCTGGTACTCGCCTTATCGGCAAGGGGTCTACGCGGATTCTCTCAAGAACGCCAAGCCGGGTTTTGAGATCGCGAGCATGATGATGGTCAATATCTGCGACGACGTTAACGCCGGTCTGCAGCCTTACAAGGCGTCGCTGGGTTTCTACGTCGGTGGAATGGGTGCGAAAGATCGCAACTTCCACAAAGAATTGATGGCGAGAATGGGCTATCCCGAAGCCGCGCAGAAGATCCAGGACCTGTTTTTCGAAGGCAAGCGAGAAGAAGCCATCCAATCGGTTCCCGACGAATTCGTCGACGAGATCAGCCTGGTCGGCCCGAAGGACCGCATCAAGGACCGGATCAAGGCCTGGGAAGACAGTCCGGTGACCACCTTCCTTCTACCCGGCAATGACATCCACACGATGAGGACGATGGCCGAACTGGTCGGAACCTGA
- a CDS encoding acyl-CoA/acyl-ACP dehydrogenase, which yields MNFSFTEEQEELRESARSFLADQAGSDALRKAMESELGYDADLWQQIASELGWTSMIVPEEFGGLGLSYVELVALFEITGSALLCSPLFATIGLGANALLVAGNDAQKKEYLPGIAAGDTRATVAYMEAKGRPDATGIRATAWKDGSDYVIDGSKSFVLDGHCADLLIVAARREGSNAEDGVSLFAVDANAKGLSRRVLTTMDQTRRMAELKFEGLRVPASALLGEEGAGWPALDKTLQLAAVALAAEQVGGAQRCLDMSVSYAKEREQFGRAIGSFQALKHKCADMFVLVESARSAAYYGGCVAAEDSDELLATASLAKAYCSDAFFKCAAESLQIHGGVGFTWEYDVHLYFKRAKSAEIFLGSPDHHRERVARQIGL from the coding sequence ATGAATTTCTCCTTTACAGAAGAACAGGAAGAACTGCGCGAAAGCGCGCGGAGCTTCCTGGCGGATCAGGCGGGATCCGATGCGCTGCGCAAGGCGATGGAAAGCGAACTGGGCTACGACGCCGATCTGTGGCAGCAGATCGCTTCGGAACTCGGCTGGACATCGATGATCGTTCCCGAGGAATTCGGCGGCCTGGGTCTGAGTTACGTGGAACTGGTTGCGCTGTTCGAGATCACCGGCAGTGCGCTGCTCTGCTCACCCCTCTTTGCGACGATCGGCCTGGGCGCAAACGCCTTGCTGGTTGCGGGCAACGATGCGCAGAAGAAGGAGTATCTTCCGGGCATCGCCGCTGGGGATACCCGCGCGACCGTCGCCTATATGGAAGCCAAGGGCCGTCCCGACGCCACCGGCATCCGCGCAACCGCTTGGAAGGACGGAAGCGATTATGTGATCGACGGCTCCAAGAGCTTCGTGCTCGACGGTCATTGCGCAGATCTGTTGATCGTCGCGGCGCGCCGCGAGGGCAGCAATGCGGAGGACGGAGTGAGTCTGTTCGCAGTCGACGCCAATGCGAAGGGGCTATCCCGCCGCGTACTGACGACCATGGATCAGACCCGGCGAATGGCGGAGTTGAAGTTCGAGGGACTGCGCGTTCCCGCATCCGCGCTACTGGGCGAAGAAGGCGCCGGTTGGCCGGCACTCGACAAGACACTACAACTCGCCGCCGTCGCACTGGCCGCAGAACAGGTCGGAGGCGCGCAGAGGTGCCTCGACATGTCGGTATCCTACGCCAAGGAGCGCGAGCAATTCGGTCGCGCCATCGGTTCGTTCCAGGCGCTGAAACACAAATGCGCCGATATGTTCGTGCTGGTCGAATCGGCCCGCTCCGCCGCCTACTACGGCGGTTGCGTAGCGGCCGAGGACAGTGACGAATTACTGGCAACGGCATCTCTTGCCAAAGCCTATTGTTCCGACGCCTTCTTCAAGTGCGCAGCCGAAAGTCTGCAGATCCACGGAGGCGTCGGCTTCACCTGGGAGTACGACGTGCACCTGTACTTCAAGCGCGCGAAGTCGGCAGAGATCTTCCTCGGGAGTCCGGACCACCACCGCGAACGGGTCGCGCGTCAGATCGGTCTGTGA
- a CDS encoding PDZ domain-containing protein, which produces MTWLAFPVPAEGNEELTTEGARMGRLALENMIQGNERVLRIADRIRLASADLCKKQSPVLGVSVFDPEMLKRSFSVLEPFQKAMKSALQERIGWDGRKRVLTVQPDMPAARAGLQPGDVVLKVNGKTLRRKEVLDALKLNKSRRKGLNLTVNRGDEMLDIAVDLEVGCGYPAFWVEGSTVNAYARLSSDTNMFQGMLDLFPDDDDIAIIQGHELAHIIIDRWSTKDSEAEADYVGLYLAARAGFDISSAAAVWSEMGERNPYSSIDWGFYSHPSSPQRRLAVQATVDEIAAKRAAGNPLTPGEQPRPGEQETEFKKAETRVRAFARLQAKRQRLLDVSYRLRKGAIEFCGDKTAPALGASIGRRRDVLRGHKEEAEEAFGLVDEVRVMALTTNSPGMRPSLKTGDLVLRVNGRMIDKSGDVFEALRARPDRNPRVTVARDGVEIEIEIDRDPACHHNALLIMGSSVNTATHSNREDLLVPSSLLDFVETDDELAISIAHQIAHDLLGTSLAIEATREYEADRLGLQLAYAAGFDISDAPALMDRHVLNAPWKLGSKGWRKYSSKRRAHAGYITRSLEIRRTIAEILEDAVPAGN; this is translated from the coding sequence ATGACTTGGCTCGCGTTCCCGGTACCCGCTGAAGGGAACGAGGAACTCACGACCGAGGGCGCTCGCATGGGCCGCCTGGCCCTGGAAAACATGATCCAGGGAAACGAGCGGGTCTTGCGAATCGCCGATCGGATAAGACTAGCCAGTGCCGACCTGTGCAAGAAGCAGAGCCCGGTCCTCGGTGTGTCCGTTTTCGATCCGGAAATGCTTAAACGATCCTTCTCCGTACTCGAGCCGTTCCAAAAAGCGATGAAGAGTGCGTTACAAGAACGCATTGGCTGGGATGGCCGGAAGCGGGTGTTGACCGTCCAGCCTGATATGCCCGCTGCTCGCGCGGGACTGCAGCCGGGCGATGTGGTGCTGAAAGTCAACGGAAAAACCCTGAGACGCAAGGAAGTTCTTGACGCACTCAAGCTCAACAAATCCCGGCGCAAGGGGCTGAATCTCACGGTCAACCGAGGCGATGAGATGCTGGACATTGCAGTCGACCTCGAGGTCGGTTGCGGTTACCCGGCTTTTTGGGTCGAAGGTTCGACGGTCAACGCATATGCGAGGCTATCGTCCGACACGAACATGTTCCAAGGGATGTTGGACCTTTTTCCCGACGATGACGACATCGCGATCATCCAAGGGCACGAGCTTGCGCATATCATCATCGATCGCTGGAGCACCAAGGACAGTGAGGCCGAAGCGGATTACGTCGGCCTGTATCTGGCGGCGCGTGCGGGCTTCGACATCTCCTCGGCCGCCGCAGTCTGGTCTGAGATGGGCGAACGGAACCCGTACTCGAGTATCGATTGGGGATTCTATTCCCATCCCTCTTCTCCTCAGCGACGGCTCGCGGTACAGGCTACAGTCGATGAGATCGCAGCAAAGCGCGCGGCTGGAAATCCGTTGACACCGGGCGAGCAGCCCCGCCCTGGTGAACAGGAAACGGAATTCAAAAAGGCAGAAACACGTGTGCGAGCGTTCGCGCGGCTTCAAGCGAAACGGCAGCGTTTACTCGATGTGAGCTATCGATTGCGCAAGGGCGCGATCGAGTTCTGCGGCGACAAGACGGCACCGGCACTTGGTGCTTCGATCGGTCGTCGCCGAGATGTCCTCCGTGGGCACAAGGAGGAAGCCGAGGAGGCGTTCGGTCTTGTGGACGAGGTGCGGGTCATGGCGCTCACCACGAACTCCCCCGGGATGCGCCCGAGTCTGAAGACGGGTGATCTGGTCCTGAGAGTGAACGGTCGCATGATCGACAAAAGCGGGGACGTATTCGAAGCTCTGCGTGCACGACCAGACCGGAACCCGCGGGTCACAGTGGCGCGGGACGGAGTTGAGATCGAAATCGAAATCGATCGGGATCCTGCCTGTCACCACAATGCGCTACTGATCATGGGTAGTTCAGTCAACACGGCCACCCACTCAAATCGCGAAGATTTACTGGTTCCAAGTTCGTTGCTGGACTTCGTTGAGACAGATGATGAGCTTGCGATTTCGATTGCTCATCAGATCGCACACGACCTGCTCGGCACCTCGCTCGCGATTGAGGCGACCCGAGAGTACGAGGCCGACCGGCTTGGGCTGCAACTCGCATATGCCGCAGGATTTGACATATCCGACGCGCCGGCACTGATGGATCGCCACGTTCTTAACGCCCCCTGGAAACTCGGCAGTAAAGGATGGCGGAAGTACTCTTCCAAGAGGCGCGCCCACGCCGGGTACATCACTCGCTCGCTGGAAATCAGGAGAACGATCGCGGAGATTCTAGAAGACGCCGTTCCGGCCGGGAACTGA
- a CDS encoding MaoC family dehydratase, with the protein MTTIFKTPAELLDAVGQQLGKSDWLQISQERVNQFAEATGDHQWIHCDPERAKDGPFGGTIAHGYLTQSLVNLFMPQIFEVQGISMGVNYGADKLRFPAPVPVGSRVRGSAELIGAEKAKGEAIQAVVRVTVEIEGADRPACVIDTISRYFPE; encoded by the coding sequence ATGACGACGATCTTCAAGACCCCCGCAGAACTCCTGGACGCGGTGGGCCAGCAATTGGGCAAGAGCGACTGGCTCCAGATCAGCCAGGAACGCGTAAACCAGTTCGCGGAAGCCACCGGCGACCACCAATGGATCCACTGCGATCCCGAGCGTGCCAAGGACGGACCGTTCGGCGGTACGATCGCGCACGGGTACTTGACCCAGTCACTCGTCAATCTCTTCATGCCGCAGATTTTCGAAGTACAAGGCATCTCCATGGGCGTGAACTACGGCGCCGACAAGCTTCGCTTCCCGGCACCGGTGCCGGTCGGATCGCGCGTACGCGGCAGCGCCGAACTCATCGGGGCCGAAAAAGCAAAAGGCGAAGCGATTCAAGCCGTCGTGCGCGTCACCGTCGAGATCGAAGGCGCGGATCGACCCGCATGCGTGATCGATACGATCAGCCGGTATTTTCCCGAGTGA
- a CDS encoding SDR family oxidoreductase produces the protein MSNPLQMDGKVVVVTGGGRGVGLGITLCFLEAGAQVVICGRNEPDSLPSVGDRRAVFTKADVRDAEQAERAVAFAAGMFGRLDSLINNAGGAPAAEAASASPRFSEAIIKLNLLAPLHCAQAANAVMQEQDGGGSIINIASVSGTRPSPGTAAYGAAKAGLLNLTQSLAVEWAPKVRINAITAGMIRTEQSHLHYGDDEGVAAVSATVPLGRLGEPRDIGEACLYLTSPLASYVSGANLLIHGGGEKPAFLDAAKNTTAE, from the coding sequence ATGAGCAACCCTTTGCAGATGGACGGAAAGGTCGTAGTCGTGACCGGCGGCGGCCGAGGCGTGGGTCTCGGCATTACTCTTTGCTTTCTGGAAGCCGGTGCTCAGGTCGTGATCTGCGGGCGGAACGAACCGGACTCACTACCAAGCGTGGGAGATCGAAGGGCGGTCTTCACGAAAGCCGATGTGCGCGATGCCGAACAGGCTGAACGCGCGGTCGCGTTCGCCGCGGGCATGTTCGGCCGCCTCGACAGCCTGATCAATAACGCGGGTGGAGCCCCCGCCGCCGAGGCCGCAAGCGCATCGCCGCGCTTTTCCGAAGCGATCATCAAGCTGAACCTGCTTGCACCGCTGCACTGCGCACAAGCGGCCAACGCCGTAATGCAAGAGCAGGACGGTGGCGGATCGATCATCAATATCGCGAGCGTGAGCGGCACCCGACCCTCTCCAGGAACTGCGGCCTACGGCGCAGCGAAGGCGGGCCTGCTCAACCTGACGCAATCCCTGGCCGTGGAGTGGGCACCGAAAGTGCGTATCAACGCGATCACCGCAGGGATGATCCGCACGGAACAGTCGCATCTTCACTACGGAGACGACGAAGGTGTGGCGGCGGTCTCCGCGACGGTACCGCTGGGGCGTCTCGGCGAACCGCGAGACATCGGCGAAGCCTGCCTGTACCTGACCTCTCCACTCGCTAGCTACGTGAGCGGCGCGAACCTTCTGATACACGGTGGTGGCGAGAAACCCGCTTTTCTCGATGCGGCCAAGAACACGACTGCTGAATAG